The window AATAAGGTTGACACTGTTTGGAAATACATGGTAATCTGGCTACAAATTTACGGCCGGCATTTGGCTGAGGGAGGCGAAGGATCAATGAATAAGGTGAACCGGTATGAACAGAAGCTCCAGCACGGCTGGAATGAGCAAGTTCTACTATCCAACCAAACCGCATTTGATTCCTATATAGAGGGTACCCAGGTATCACGCAGCGCTCCCTTGCCTCCCGGTATGCAGGTCTAACCCTGCACCGCTGATATGGCTATACCGGGAACTCAGGCTGCGTGCACCGCAGTCTTTTTCTTTGCCCTTGGATAGGGCAGGGGAGAAGACGGCGGGACGCAGCTTTTTTATTGTCCGGCGGGTGAAACGTACAAATCAGAGGTATAAATCCCTCTGATTCCGCCGCACGCGGGCAAAACGGCGGAATCAGAGGTATAAATCCCTCTGATTCCGCCGCACCCGGGCGAAACGTACAAATCAGAGGTATAAATCCCTCTGATTCCGCCGCACGCGGGCGAAACGTACGAATCAGAGGTAAAAAACCCTCTGATTCTGCCGCATGCGGGCAAAACGGCCAAATCAGAGGTATAAATCCCTCTGATTTCGCAGTGTGCATATCTCGGGACACTTATGTACCGATTCCCGGCAACTGAAATTCTAAGAAAAACTTCAACCCACCCTGAAAGGAGAGAGAAGCATGAATACAAAGATGAATTGGCAAGAGCGGGAGGATATACAGGCCCTATCTCTATCCGTTTCCCCTGATTACTCCACTATATTCCAGCGCGTACAACCCGATGAGCGAGAGCCTTATCTGTCCGTCTGTCTCAAGTATCCTGCTTCCTCTCCTGTGAGGTGGAAGAAGAGGGTTCTCCCAAGGCTATAACCTGCTTACGGAGTTTTTTCGTGAGCGGGTTATTATTTTATAGGCAGCAGCCGGAGAGGGATGATAACTTCCTGCTCCTTGTCTGGCTTGTCCCTATCAATGTATGGTATATTATTCTCACAAAAAACAAAGTAAGGAGATTGGAAATGGAAAAAACTTTGATCTTTGGACACAAAAATCCGGATACGGATACGATTTGTTCGGCAATTGCCTATGCTGCACTTAAGAAGGAACTGGGCTGGGATGCTGAACCGGTTCGTCTGGGAGAGGTAAGCGGCGAAACCCAGTTTGCGCTGGATCAATTCGGCGTGGCTGCACCTAGACTGGTTGAGAATGTTGCAGGGGAAGCTAAACAGGTCATCCTGGTTGACCATAATGAACGCCAGCAGAGTGCGAATGATATCGATCAGGTGCGTGTGGTTGAGGTTATTGACCATCACCGGATCGCTAACTTTGAAACGGCTCACCCGCTGTACTACCGTGCCGAGCCTGTAGGCTGCACAGCAACAATACTGAACAAGCTGTACAAAGAGAATGGAGTAGCCATACCTAAGGAGATCGCCGGCCTGATGCTGTCTGCTATCATTTCCGATTCCTTGCTGTTCAAATCTCCTACCTGCACAGAAGAGGATGTAGCCGCTGCGCGCGAACTGGCTGAAATTGCCGGTGTAGATGCCGAAAGCTACGGCCTGTCCATGCTTAAAGCCGGAGCTGACCTCAGCGACAAGAGCATTGCCCAGCTCATCTCCCTCGATGCCAAAGAATTCAAAATGGGTGACTACAAAGTGGAAATTGCCCAAGTGAATGCGGTTGACGTGAACGATGTGCTCTCCAAGCAGGCGGAGCTGGAAACGGCCCTTACTGCGATCATTGATGAAAAAGGACTGGATCTGTTCCTGTTCGTAGTGACAGATATCCTGAACAATGATTCCGTGGGTCTGGCACTGGGCCGTGTTGCCGGTGCAGTTGAGCAGGCTTACAATGTGAAGCTGGATGACAACAAAGCAATTCTTAAGGGCGTTGTCTCCCGCAAATCGCAAATCGTGCCGGTTCTGACTGAAACGATTGCTAAGCTGTAACTAATATTAGTATTTGTCAGCCTTGAACGGCTGGCAGCCTATAATCATGCGTAACAGGCCTCTGCCGGGGGAATGAAGTGGATTCCTGGCAGAGGCTTTGTTTTGCCAAAATGGTCTTTGCGTTCTATACTTAGTCTACAACATTGAGTTAGGAAGGAGCCGGAACAATGGCGAAAACACGGAACAGCGGGGCTCTTCAATATAAAACCTTCGGGCTTGTCCTGCAGGCGCTTGTGCTGCTGGCGCGCAAAGGCAATACCTGCTCCAGCTGTGAACTGGCGGAACTGCTCTCTTCGGAG of the Paenibacillus pedocola genome contains:
- a CDS encoding manganese-dependent inorganic pyrophosphatase; its protein translation is MEKTLIFGHKNPDTDTICSAIAYAALKKELGWDAEPVRLGEVSGETQFALDQFGVAAPRLVENVAGEAKQVILVDHNERQQSANDIDQVRVVEVIDHHRIANFETAHPLYYRAEPVGCTATILNKLYKENGVAIPKEIAGLMLSAIISDSLLFKSPTCTEEDVAAARELAEIAGVDAESYGLSMLKAGADLSDKSIAQLISLDAKEFKMGDYKVEIAQVNAVDVNDVLSKQAELETALTAIIDEKGLDLFLFVVTDILNNDSVGLALGRVAGAVEQAYNVKLDDNKAILKGVVSRKSQIVPVLTETIAKL